In a genomic window of Zestosphaera sp.:
- a CDS encoding cyclic 2,3-diphosphoglycerate synthase, with translation MVRRTRVVIVGAGGRDFHNFNVVFRDNPDYEVVAFTAAQIPGVERRRYPAELAGSLYPDGIPIVPESKLGEIIREFHVDEVVLSYSDLRYEDVGRIASIALSNGASFKLLSPRETMLASHKPVIAVTAVRTGAGKSTVSRAVVRELMSRGIKPVPVRHPMAYGDLREMSVQVFRSYDDLVKWKVTIEEREEYEQYIRLGLPVLAGVDYGKVLTVAESMGDVILWDGGNNDFPFYKFNYMITVADAMRPGQEIGSYPGEVNTRMANAVIINKVSQAPKDSVSKVVSNVKNVNPRAKICLADMEVVLPEPDLVRGKRVLVIEDSPTVTHGGVPYGAGYVAAKKYGASEIIDPRPYAVGILKKLYAEYPHMKEVLPSTGYTPEQLRDLEETINRTPADVVVLGTPADITMLLKINKPIVKATWELKILEGPSIKELIDEFLENL, from the coding sequence TTGGTTAGAAGAACGAGAGTAGTTATAGTTGGTGCGGGAGGAAGAGACTTCCATAATTTTAACGTGGTATTCAGAGATAATCCTGATTACGAGGTAGTAGCCTTCACAGCAGCTCAGATACCTGGTGTAGAGAGGAGGAGATATCCTGCTGAACTAGCAGGGTCTCTATACCCTGACGGAATACCTATAGTCCCAGAAAGTAAGTTGGGTGAGATAATCAGAGAATTCCACGTAGATGAGGTCGTACTGTCCTACAGTGACTTAAGATACGAAGACGTTGGGAGGATAGCGTCTATAGCTTTATCTAACGGAGCTAGCTTCAAGCTACTCTCCCCCAGAGAAACCATGTTAGCATCTCATAAGCCCGTAATAGCAGTTACCGCAGTGAGAACTGGTGCTGGTAAGTCTACAGTTTCTAGAGCAGTGGTTAGGGAGTTAATGAGCAGAGGTATTAAACCTGTGCCCGTCAGGCATCCCATGGCTTACGGAGACTTAAGAGAGATGTCCGTACAAGTGTTCAGGAGTTATGACGACCTGGTGAAGTGGAAAGTAACTATAGAAGAGAGGGAAGAGTACGAACAATACATAAGGCTAGGACTTCCTGTGCTCGCCGGGGTAGATTACGGCAAAGTACTAACAGTCGCTGAAAGCATGGGTGACGTTATATTGTGGGACGGGGGAAACAACGACTTCCCCTTCTACAAGTTCAACTACATGATAACAGTGGCTGACGCTATGAGGCCAGGACAGGAGATTGGTTCTTACCCTGGCGAGGTAAATACCAGGATGGCCAACGCCGTAATAATCAATAAAGTCAGTCAAGCTCCCAAAGATTCTGTAAGTAAAGTAGTCAGTAACGTTAAGAACGTCAACCCACGCGCAAAGATATGCTTAGCTGACATGGAGGTGGTGCTCCCAGAACCTGACTTAGTGAGAGGCAAGAGAGTATTAGTAATAGAAGATTCACCAACAGTTACTCATGGCGGAGTACCTTATGGTGCAGGATACGTTGCTGCTAAGAAATACGGCGCCTCAGAAATAATTGACCCAAGACCCTACGCTGTAGGAATTCTTAAGAAGCTGTATGCGGAATACCCACACATGAAAGAAGTCCTGCCATCCACAGGCTATACACCCGAACAACTAAGAGATTTAGAAGAAACTATAAATAGAACACCTGCAGACGTAGTAGTGTTAGGAACACCTGCAGACATCACTATGTTACTAAAGATAAATAAGCCTATAGTGAAGGCTACTTGGGAACTTAAAATACTAGAAGGTCCTTCAATAAAGGAGTTAATAGATGAGTTTTTAGAGAATCTCTAA
- a CDS encoding aminopeptidase P family protein produces the protein MRLSKLVKIVDELNLDAVLITYEWNVFYYVSVPRPSGSFILYEKGGTPKILTPALDFWRLTDEVGESIEVIPYTTYELPGFPKLVKGKLSDWIIKYLSDSRYGRVGLDLSHSTPLAREVSERLRNHASVEDISSQISMQRSIKEPEEIELINQALRISESSFNKLLNEGVRELSEKEVAAKLDSYMRLSGADGVAFETIVASGPNSAYPHAYPTNKKVSRDDVVVFDFGARFMNYCSDTTRTLVPGANEEAKKALEAVGDALNVATDTIREGVKSSEPDSAAREVLRRHGLENYFIHSLGHGVGLEIHERPRLAQGIEDTLVEGMVVTVEPGIYIHNRFGIRLENLVVVRKSKAEVLNRLPLIISV, from the coding sequence ATGAGGCTGAGTAAGCTTGTTAAAATAGTTGATGAACTTAATCTAGATGCAGTATTGATAACTTACGAGTGGAATGTGTTTTACTATGTTAGTGTGCCGAGACCTAGTGGGAGCTTCATACTGTATGAGAAGGGAGGAACTCCTAAGATTCTTACTCCAGCACTAGACTTCTGGAGATTGACTGACGAGGTGGGAGAGAGTATTGAGGTAATCCCGTACACAACGTACGAATTACCTGGATTTCCTAAGCTAGTTAAGGGGAAGCTCTCTGACTGGATAATTAAATATTTGAGTGACTCTAGGTATGGCAGGGTAGGGCTTGACTTAAGCCACTCAACACCACTAGCTAGAGAAGTTAGTGAGAGGTTGAGAAATCACGCATCAGTAGAAGACATAAGTTCGCAGATAAGTATGCAGAGATCTATTAAAGAACCTGAAGAAATAGAGTTGATTAATCAGGCTTTAAGGATTTCCGAGAGTAGTTTTAATAAGTTGCTTAATGAGGGAGTAAGAGAATTAAGTGAGAAGGAGGTTGCTGCCAAACTAGACAGTTATATGAGATTAAGCGGTGCTGACGGGGTAGCCTTTGAAACTATAGTTGCTTCAGGACCTAACTCAGCGTACCCTCATGCCTACCCAACTAACAAGAAAGTAAGTAGAGATGATGTTGTGGTTTTTGATTTCGGCGCTAGATTCATGAATTACTGCTCAGATACTACCAGAACTCTAGTTCCGGGAGCTAATGAGGAAGCTAAGAAAGCTTTAGAAGCGGTTGGTGATGCGCTGAATGTTGCTACTGACACTATTAGAGAGGGTGTTAAGTCGAGCGAGCCAGACTCTGCCGCGAGAGAAGTTCTCAGAAGGCACGGGCTAGAAAACTACTTCATACACTCGCTAGGTCATGGAGTCGGGCTTGAAATACACGAAAGACCTAGGCTAGCTCAAGGAATAGAAGATACTCTAGTTGAGGGTATGGTAGTGACTGTTGAGCCGGGTATCTACATACACAATAGGTTCGGCATCAGGTTAGAAAACCTTGTTGTTGTAAGGAAGAGTAAAGCCGAGGTCTTGAATAGGTTGCCTCTCATCATAAGTGTTTAG
- the lpdA gene encoding dihydrolipoyl dehydrogenase, with translation MRYDVVVLGGGPAGYVAAITALQRGLKVALIERKYLGGECSNWGCIPSKALIELGNAVGLAKSLSKYGVSLSVGSVDRSKVLKHVSRAVIKAREGVKYLLSGAEIIQGYGRLKDPHTVKVEGETNTELEATNIIVATGTEPRSVPTFSFDGEKIIHNRHFFELDSLPNSILIVGAGAIGCEISEALAQLGTEVHLVEIMDKILPEVDQDVSDVIHKYLLKSGVKIYTSSQAQFGGYVNDEVLVRIVSKGGTTEVKVEKVLIAAGRSYNTSNMGLNEVGVELDNKGAIIVNDFMRTTVPSVYAAGDVTGPPLLAHKAFREGLIAAEAIVGVEEPLPRGPVPMVIYTHPEIGFVGLNESQASKAGIDYKVSKFPYVALGRDSASVRATPEGFAKLIVEKNTGKILGAAVVGNGAADVIHLFTLAVSHRLSVNELRKTIISHPTYSEVFSEIVSEASGKPLHAPKHL, from the coding sequence TTGAGGTATGATGTTGTTGTTCTTGGTGGTGGTCCTGCAGGGTATGTTGCAGCTATAACAGCTCTTCAGAGAGGACTTAAAGTAGCTCTAATAGAGAGAAAGTATTTAGGCGGTGAATGCAGTAACTGGGGTTGTATACCCTCTAAAGCCTTAATCGAGCTAGGAAACGCTGTAGGACTCGCCAAGTCTCTGAGTAAGTACGGCGTGTCCTTAAGTGTGGGGAGTGTTGACAGAAGTAAAGTACTGAAGCATGTTTCTAGAGCTGTAATTAAGGCTAGAGAGGGGGTCAAGTATCTTCTCAGCGGCGCTGAAATCATTCAAGGATATGGCAGGCTTAAAGACCCGCATACAGTCAAAGTAGAAGGCGAAACAAACACAGAGCTGGAAGCTACTAACATAATAGTTGCTACCGGAACAGAACCTAGGAGTGTACCTACCTTCAGTTTTGATGGTGAGAAAATAATTCATAACAGGCATTTCTTCGAACTAGATTCATTACCTAATTCTATACTCATAGTAGGTGCTGGCGCCATAGGATGCGAGATTTCCGAGGCACTAGCTCAGTTAGGTACAGAAGTCCACCTAGTAGAGATAATGGATAAGATACTGCCTGAAGTAGATCAAGACGTAAGTGACGTGATCCATAAGTACTTGCTGAAATCTGGTGTTAAGATATACACGTCTTCTCAGGCGCAGTTCGGGGGTTACGTTAATGACGAGGTGCTGGTTAGGATAGTAAGTAAAGGAGGGACTACAGAAGTTAAAGTAGAGAAGGTTCTTATAGCAGCTGGGAGAAGCTATAACACCTCAAACATGGGCTTAAACGAGGTCGGCGTAGAGTTAGATAATAAGGGCGCTATAATAGTTAATGACTTCATGAGAACCACGGTTCCCAGTGTCTACGCGGCAGGAGACGTGACGGGGCCTCCTCTCCTAGCGCATAAAGCTTTTAGGGAGGGCTTAATTGCGGCAGAAGCTATTGTGGGGGTAGAGGAGCCTCTCCCGAGAGGTCCTGTACCTATGGTGATATATACACATCCAGAGATAGGGTTTGTTGGTCTGAACGAGTCGCAAGCTTCTAAGGCCGGCATAGACTATAAAGTCTCTAAGTTTCCTTACGTGGCCTTAGGCAGGGACTCAGCTTCTGTCAGAGCTACCCCAGAAGGTTTCGCTAAACTAATCGTGGAGAAAAACACGGGCAAGATTTTAGGGGCTGCTGTAGTAGGCAATGGCGCTGCTGACGTAATACATTTATTCACTCTAGCGGTTAGCCATCGGTTAAGCGTTAATGAGTTAAGGAAGACTATAATCTCACACCCAACCTACTCAGAAGTCTTTAGCGAGATAGTATCAGAGGCTTCAGGAAAACCCTTGCACGCACCTAAACACTTATGA
- a CDS encoding NAD+ synthase: protein MLPPHLSVDFRKAEDVITNFIRARVKEAGASGVVIGLSGGGDSSVCVALSVKALGASSVKAIHMPEAESNPISTLIANKVAGNLGLELEVINITDVVSAFLKSLGMSYESSNKLVRGNIKARSRMVVLYAIANKENMLVVGTSDRSEFLIGFFTKWGDGAGDLHPIIGLYKTQVREFAKYLNLPTEVISRPPSPDLWPGHTAEGELGLTYDEIDEVLYRLFDERREPHEIPRISGVPKESVDKVIKLYEKTKHKRVFVDGPFYSFKDLAQR, encoded by the coding sequence ATGCTACCTCCGCACCTAAGTGTAGACTTCCGCAAAGCCGAAGACGTCATCACTAACTTCATCAGAGCTAGAGTTAAGGAAGCAGGTGCTTCAGGAGTTGTTATAGGTCTTTCAGGAGGGGGAGATTCCTCAGTATGTGTCGCTCTTTCTGTCAAGGCCTTAGGAGCTTCATCAGTTAAGGCTATTCACATGCCTGAAGCAGAAAGCAATCCCATCTCAACTCTAATAGCTAATAAAGTAGCTGGTAATTTGGGGCTAGAACTAGAAGTCATAAATATAACTGATGTAGTCAGTGCTTTTCTCAAATCTTTGGGGATGAGCTACGAGTCTTCTAACAAGCTAGTTAGGGGTAATATAAAAGCTAGGAGTAGGATGGTCGTACTCTACGCTATAGCTAATAAAGAAAACATGTTGGTAGTTGGTACTAGCGACCGCTCAGAGTTCTTGATAGGTTTCTTTACTAAGTGGGGTGATGGAGCCGGTGACTTACACCCCATAATAGGACTATATAAAACTCAAGTAAGAGAATTTGCTAAGTATCTCAACTTACCTACTGAGGTAATCTCTAGACCCCCATCACCTGATTTATGGCCTGGACACACGGCTGAGGGAGAACTAGGCTTAACTTACGATGAAATAGATGAAGTGCTTTACAGGCTGTTTGATGAGAGGCGTGAACCTCATGAGATACCCAGGATTTCCGGAGTTCCTAAAGAATCTGTAGATAAAGTGATAAAACTCTATGAGAAGACTAAACATAAGAGAGTTTTTGTAGACGGACCTTTCTACTCATTCAAAGATCTCGCTCAAAGATAG
- the mvk gene encoding mevalonate kinase, protein MVASAPGKVTLFGEHAVVYGYPAIVASIDKRIYVSAELREDDKIRINAQDLRTSGVIVSISNGEIQITTDYGKTLSAIGYLNRSIELTSEYLGVRKGVSLEVRSEMPVGAGLGTSAAVSVATIAAYSTCLGYELSKDEIAKLGWEVEKSVQGIASPMDTSIATFGGVLKIWFEGSTVYRVPLKVSNELPLVVAYVEREKSTKDMVMLVRNLREKHPDLINGILEHIGKTTLEAEKALAEGNLQEVGTLMNINHGLLEALGVSSRRLNEVVYTARVAGALGSKLTGGGGGGASIALTLPDNINVLTNVLKLVTPHVFKTSIQYEGVRVTVSQ, encoded by the coding sequence GTGGTAGCTTCTGCGCCAGGCAAGGTCACGCTCTTCGGCGAGCACGCCGTTGTCTACGGGTATCCAGCCATAGTAGCCTCTATAGATAAGCGGATCTATGTCAGTGCAGAGTTACGTGAAGATGACAAGATCAGAATAAACGCTCAGGACTTAAGGACTTCAGGTGTGATAGTATCTATAAGTAACGGCGAAATTCAAATAACGACTGATTACGGGAAAACTCTCTCAGCCATAGGATACCTAAACAGATCAATTGAGTTAACTTCTGAGTACTTAGGTGTTAGGAAGGGGGTAAGCCTAGAAGTAAGGTCTGAGATGCCTGTAGGTGCTGGACTAGGAACTTCGGCTGCGGTGTCAGTAGCTACGATAGCCGCTTACAGTACTTGCTTAGGTTATGAGTTAAGCAAGGATGAGATAGCGAAACTTGGATGGGAAGTCGAGAAGAGCGTACAAGGCATTGCGTCACCCATGGATACCTCGATAGCTACGTTTGGGGGAGTCCTCAAGATATGGTTTGAGGGAAGTACTGTATATAGGGTCCCGCTAAAAGTGAGTAACGAATTACCTCTAGTCGTGGCCTACGTAGAAAGAGAAAAAAGCACTAAAGATATGGTTATGTTGGTAAGGAATTTGAGAGAGAAGCATCCCGACCTGATTAATGGTATACTAGAGCACATAGGCAAGACAACACTAGAAGCGGAGAAAGCGTTGGCTGAAGGCAACCTGCAAGAAGTAGGTACCTTGATGAACATAAATCACGGTCTCTTAGAAGCTCTAGGAGTCTCCTCAAGAAGGCTCAATGAAGTAGTATATACTGCTAGAGTAGCCGGTGCTCTAGGATCTAAACTGACAGGCGGTGGTGGTGGAGGAGCTTCAATAGCTTTGACACTCCCAGACAACATAAACGTATTGACTAACGTACTAAAACTAGTCACTCCACACGTCTTCAAAACCAGCATACAGTATGAAGGGGTTAGAGTGACTGTTTCTCAGTAG
- a CDS encoding radical SAM protein, translating to MREYLRYVEFVRPDSVRVWRSDKVRERLSWYYSVMRGASPPKYLIVKSISIDFKKDELTMLSIDELLKEHSRLQRVFDELWNEVKESKDSWKYVRNKVVERPSFLDLKIELADRLASPCRLCEWKCSALRSEGRMGYCRVTGLNAYVDTFFHHMGEEAPLVPSGTIFYVGCNFRCVYCQNWSISQREGLPSEEKTPEELADIQKWLALNGAININHVGGDPTPNIPAILKSLKYLDIRTPQLWNSNMYLSSVAMELVRDVIDIWLPDLKYGNDSCALKYSIVKNYFEVASRNIKIAHDSGDVIIRHLVLPNHVECCTRNVLKWISESVRRALTNIMDQYRPEYLVVRQPDKWGEIRRRVSTEELKRAFELAREYGFEGPVEDLWYLE from the coding sequence ATGAGGGAGTATTTGAGATACGTCGAGTTTGTAAGACCTGACTCGGTAAGAGTTTGGAGAAGCGATAAAGTTAGAGAAAGGCTCTCATGGTATTATTCTGTGATGCGGGGGGCATCGCCTCCTAAGTACTTGATAGTTAAGAGTATATCAATAGATTTCAAGAAAGATGAATTAACCATGTTGAGTATTGATGAATTATTGAAGGAGCATTCAAGACTGCAGAGAGTTTTTGATGAGTTATGGAATGAGGTTAAGGAGTCTAAAGACTCTTGGAAGTATGTGAGGAATAAGGTGGTTGAGAGACCTTCATTTCTGGACTTGAAGATAGAATTAGCTGATAGGCTTGCAAGCCCGTGCAGACTCTGTGAGTGGAAGTGTAGTGCTTTAAGGAGTGAGGGTAGGATGGGATACTGTAGAGTTACAGGACTTAACGCGTACGTCGACACATTCTTTCATCACATGGGGGAGGAGGCCCCCTTAGTTCCTTCAGGCACTATATTCTATGTAGGTTGCAACTTCAGGTGTGTGTACTGCCAGAACTGGAGTATAAGTCAGCGAGAAGGACTGCCCTCAGAAGAAAAAACTCCTGAAGAATTAGCAGATATTCAAAAGTGGCTTGCGTTAAACGGCGCTATAAACATAAACCATGTGGGCGGAGATCCTACTCCAAACATACCGGCTATACTGAAGTCACTTAAGTATCTAGATATTAGGACTCCTCAATTATGGAATAGTAATATGTACTTAAGTAGTGTGGCTATGGAACTCGTGAGAGACGTAATAGACATATGGTTGCCAGACCTCAAATATGGTAACGATTCTTGCGCTCTCAAATACTCTATAGTCAAGAACTATTTTGAAGTAGCGTCCAGGAACATAAAAATAGCTCATGACTCGGGTGATGTCATAATAAGACACCTAGTACTACCTAACCATGTGGAGTGCTGCACTAGGAATGTGCTTAAGTGGATCTCAGAAAGTGTTAGAAGGGCCTTAACTAATATAATGGATCAGTATAGGCCTGAGTACTTAGTTGTTAGACAGCCTGATAAGTGGGGTGAGATAAGGAGGCGTGTTAGTACTGAGGAACTCAAGAGGGCTTTTGAGCTAGCTAGAGAATACGGTTTTGAGGGCCCTGTTGAGGATTTATGGTATCTAGAATAA
- a CDS encoding cation diffusion facilitator family transporter — translation MRAVHASFTLNLASLMLKLASALNATSVAVNAEFLHSLGDTIGSGLLVFGLSISKKSPSARYPFGFGRAIYVFGLITSAILGGFLFAITSTSGVQQLILMEEVSSSTLSVTSLTLAFILDLAVLSWSLIELRKMPKDPASRGALVENLSDSVGELAALISLTTGNPWIDGVGALIVSAILLSSSALLSYRYFEVLVGKSAPRNVVGRAVKIVLSDPRIVDVNDVKSLFIGPDEYLIVLQVEVSETTSVEEVDSIRRELSERIREGLPEVKHVIIEFHKPTSPPMSFKKILKEIITLGD, via the coding sequence ATGAGAGCGGTCCATGCCTCTTTCACTCTTAATCTGGCATCACTTATGCTGAAATTAGCTAGTGCACTTAACGCTACCTCAGTAGCTGTCAATGCAGAGTTTCTTCACTCTCTAGGCGATACTATAGGCTCAGGACTTTTAGTTTTTGGGCTCTCTATAAGTAAGAAAAGCCCTTCTGCAAGGTATCCCTTTGGCTTTGGTAGAGCTATATATGTTTTCGGTTTAATAACGTCAGCTATTCTAGGAGGGTTTCTCTTCGCAATAACGTCTACTTCCGGCGTCCAGCAACTTATCTTAATGGAGGAAGTGTCTTCTTCCACGCTTTCCGTCACATCTCTTACGCTCGCGTTTATACTGGACCTGGCAGTGCTTTCTTGGAGTTTAATAGAGCTTAGGAAGATGCCGAAAGACCCTGCATCCAGGGGCGCGCTAGTCGAGAACCTCTCTGACTCGGTTGGTGAACTCGCGGCCCTCATATCACTAACTACCGGCAATCCCTGGATTGACGGGGTGGGAGCTCTAATAGTTTCAGCTATCTTACTCTCGTCTTCTGCCCTCCTTAGTTACAGGTATTTTGAGGTTCTAGTAGGTAAGTCAGCACCCAGAAACGTGGTTGGTAGGGCAGTCAAGATTGTTTTGTCAGATCCTAGAATAGTTGACGTTAATGACGTGAAGTCCTTATTTATAGGTCCTGACGAGTACCTTATTGTCTTGCAGGTTGAGGTTTCAGAAACTACTAGCGTGGAGGAGGTAGATAGCATAAGGAGAGAATTAAGCGAGAGAATCCGTGAGGGACTGCCAGAAGTAAAGCACGTGATAATAGAGTTCCATAAACCAACCTCACCTCCGATGAGTTTTAAGAAGATACTTAAGGAAATAATTACTTTAGGGGATTAG
- a CDS encoding 2-oxoacid:acceptor oxidoreductase family protein: MKVEMLIVGRGGQGILLLGRVIGVAASKYAGLYVTSVEAYASETRGGESRVDLVISDNPEEIDYVRVLNADIALFMYPYNLTKYSEILKENAYVFINSSFGEEHPYKTQKVFLKPYNEIAEKNVGTSRVANIVALGHLIAKTGVQKVEHVEKALKEIISENLHEINIKALKTGLTLD; encoded by the coding sequence ATGAAAGTAGAGATGCTCATCGTTGGTAGAGGAGGTCAGGGAATTCTATTACTTGGTCGCGTGATAGGAGTTGCAGCATCCAAATATGCTGGTCTATACGTAACTAGTGTGGAAGCATACGCTTCCGAAACTAGAGGAGGGGAGTCACGCGTAGACCTAGTAATATCTGACAACCCTGAAGAAATAGATTATGTGAGAGTATTAAATGCTGACATAGCACTCTTCATGTACCCCTACAACCTAACGAAATATTCAGAAATTTTGAAAGAGAATGCCTACGTATTCATTAACTCTTCATTCGGTGAGGAACACCCCTACAAAACTCAAAAAGTTTTCTTAAAACCATATAACGAGATAGCTGAGAAAAACGTAGGAACTTCTAGAGTGGCTAATATAGTGGCTCTAGGACATCTAATAGCTAAAACAGGAGTGCAGAAAGTTGAGCATGTAGAGAAAGCGTTAAAAGAAATTATTTCTGAGAACCTACATGAGATAAATATTAAAGCTTTGAAGACTGGCCTCACACTAGATTAG
- a CDS encoding thiamine pyrophosphate-dependent enzyme, whose translation MVVSDVENSHPLDRYLRTTRLPHIWCPGCGIGIALGGVMRAIDKRIKEGTLKKENVVFVTGIGCSARTSFYVNFDAAHTLHGRAIAFATGAKLAKPELEVIVIGGDGDIAGIGGNHLLHAAKRNMDLIVVMITNFVYAMTGGQVAPTTPLGLYTTTTPHGNPEPPLNVIRVVSSLNANYVARASVTHPILVEQYVYKALGMRGFRFIEILSTCPEVFGRHIGIRDPLTLYNSLKSKIVVKQSPSVDESDPDWEKGLVVGEYLIRDNPSYLDRVKGISK comes from the coding sequence GTGGTTGTGAGTGACGTAGAGAACTCCCACCCACTGGACCGGTACTTAAGGACTACGAGACTACCGCATATATGGTGTCCCGGATGCGGGATTGGAATAGCTTTAGGAGGCGTGATGAGAGCAATAGATAAGAGAATTAAAGAGGGTACTCTTAAAAAAGAGAACGTAGTCTTCGTCACAGGCATCGGTTGCTCCGCAAGAACTTCCTTCTACGTCAATTTTGACGCTGCGCACACCCTACACGGTAGAGCCATAGCTTTTGCCACGGGCGCTAAGCTAGCAAAGCCCGAACTAGAAGTGATAGTTATCGGGGGCGACGGCGACATAGCCGGTATAGGAGGTAATCACTTACTCCATGCCGCTAAGAGAAACATGGACTTGATAGTCGTAATGATAACTAACTTTGTTTATGCAATGACTGGAGGTCAAGTAGCTCCTACAACACCGCTCGGTCTATACACTACCACGACCCCCCACGGGAACCCTGAACCACCTTTAAATGTAATCAGAGTAGTCTCCTCTCTTAACGCTAACTACGTAGCTAGGGCTTCAGTTACGCATCCCATACTAGTAGAGCAGTACGTGTATAAAGCTCTAGGTATGAGAGGCTTTAGGTTTATAGAAATACTTTCAACATGTCCTGAAGTGTTCGGTAGACACATAGGTATAAGAGACCCCCTCACTCTATATAACTCTCTAAAGAGTAAGATAGTTGTTAAGCAATCACCCAGCGTTGATGAGTCAGACCCTGATTGGGAGAAAGGCTTAGTTGTAGGAGAGTATTTAATTCGTGATAATCCAAGTTATTTAGACAGGGTTAAGGGGATATCGAAATGA
- a CDS encoding 2-oxoacid:acceptor oxidoreductase subunit alpha — protein sequence MKKSFISGNIAIAEGAITAGMRFYAGYPITPASEIMEYLAEKLSRIGGVTMQFEDEIASINAAIGASWAGVKSMTATSGPGFSLMLEALGLAVITETPVVIADIMRAGPSTGVPTKTSQSDVMQVRYGAHGDYVIPVLAPWSAQEAYDLTIKAFNIAESLRTPVILLSDAVIAHLWESVLISEPDEIEIINRKKPSVPPDTYLPYKPDDDLVPPMATFGEGYSVLVESLVHDERGFYRQDKATYRSLINRITNKILNKVDSIFEIEAYYSDDYKYLLVSFGSTARSALAAVRILRKSGIKAGLLRLKTLWPLKLETLKKYCDKAEKVFVVENNTGKLLYDVERVAEDNKVIPLSLLDLEIPEPKDIVEGVKKWL from the coding sequence ATGAAAAAATCCTTTATTTCAGGTAATATAGCTATAGCTGAAGGCGCTATAACTGCTGGCATGAGATTTTACGCTGGTTATCCAATAACACCTGCTTCCGAGATTATGGAGTACCTGGCTGAGAAGCTGTCTAGAATTGGGGGAGTAACTATGCAGTTTGAAGATGAGATCGCATCAATAAATGCCGCAATAGGCGCATCATGGGCCGGAGTTAAGTCTATGACAGCTACGTCAGGTCCTGGATTCTCACTCATGCTTGAGGCGCTGGGTCTCGCCGTAATAACTGAGACGCCTGTAGTCATTGCGGACATCATGAGAGCGGGACCCTCTACGGGGGTCCCTACAAAGACTTCTCAGAGTGACGTCATGCAAGTGAGATACGGCGCTCACGGAGATTACGTGATTCCGGTTCTCGCGCCATGGTCTGCACAGGAGGCTTATGACCTAACTATAAAAGCGTTCAACATAGCTGAGTCTCTGAGAACTCCAGTAATATTGCTCTCAGACGCTGTAATCGCGCATTTATGGGAGTCTGTACTCATTTCAGAGCCTGATGAAATAGAGATAATCAACAGGAAAAAGCCTAGTGTTCCGCCAGACACATACTTACCTTACAAGCCAGACGATGACTTAGTACCGCCTATGGCGACTTTTGGCGAAGGTTATAGCGTATTAGTTGAGTCATTAGTACATGATGAGAGAGGTTTTTACAGGCAAGATAAAGCAACATATCGTAGTCTCATCAACAGGATTACCAACAAGATTTTAAATAAGGTTGACTCAATATTTGAGATAGAAGCTTATTATAGCGACGACTATAAATACCTCTTAGTTTCATTTGGGTCTACAGCCAGATCAGCATTAGCAGCTGTTAGGATCCTTAGGAAGTCAGGCATCAAGGCTGGCTTACTTAGACTCAAGACTTTATGGCCTCTTAAACTTGAAACTCTTAAGAAGTACTGTGACAAGGCTGAGAAAGTATTTGTTGTAGAGAATAATACGGGTAAGTTATTATATGACGTCGAGAGAGTAGCTGAAGATAATAAGGTCATTCCTCTATCGTTGTTAGATTTAGAAATACCTGAGCCAAAAGATATTGTAGAGGGTGTTAAGAAGTGGTTGTGA
- a CDS encoding 4Fe-4S binding protein, with translation MRLPTYASTTTKLVSASNARFRVSIVTSRCKECGICIGVCPTKVLVRGSKYNEYGFRYPLPANIEKCIGCRLCEYSCPDFAVFVEVLRK, from the coding sequence ATGAGATTACCTACGTATGCCTCAACCACCACGAAATTAGTGAGTGCTTCTAATGCGCGATTTCGTGTCAGTATAGTAACGAGTAGGTGTAAGGAATGCGGTATATGTATAGGTGTTTGCCCTACTAAAGTCTTAGTGAGAGGTAGCAAATATAATGAGTATGGTTTCAGATATCCTCTCCCAGCAAATATCGAGAAATGTATTGGTTGCAGACTCTGCGAATATAGTTGTCCCGACTTCGCAGTTTTTGTGGAGGTTCTCAGGAAATGA